One Pomacea canaliculata isolate SZHN2017 linkage group LG1, ASM307304v1, whole genome shotgun sequence genomic window, TCTACAAGTCAGGGATATGATTAGACAGAGGTGTAATAATTGTTATCTTGCTATTCAGCGCCTGAGATTGTCTTCTTCACTCATCGAATTTGTTTCGGGGCTGATGATAATGTCGAGAGTTGTCTCCAGTTGCCTGCTCACGTCCATTCTTCACTAAGTGAAGGGGGCATAACCTCGCAGGTACGGTTACAGACATGTTCACACCGAGGGTTGGGTATTCTGCTGAAAACAATGGGACCTTGAGTGATGTGGCAAGTCGCCTGTGTAGCGAGTGCAAACGTGGGTAGAGGCGAGGGGTAGGTGGTGTAGTCAGCAGGCAGCTTACATTCTCGGGTGGCTTTAGTTACAGGTGGTCTAACTATCCCCACCGTGTTTGAAATGCTGCTAAGATGGTCTGAAGATCGACGAAGATGTTCCATGTGAGTGGTGTGGTCAGTGTACACCACCCTAGGATGAGCTCCGGGTATGTGATTGAATAAGACTGTTGTAGACTGCTGGCAGTTGGTGTCGCCAACGGTCTCTCCTTTAGGAAGGTTTTATTCATCCGCGGTGTAAATGACCTCCCCCCTTCTCAGAGTTAGTCTGGAACCATCAGTAATTTCATGCTTTGCCAAATGGATAATTAAACCCAAATCAGGGTCATTCGAAGTTTATAACAAGGTATCTTTGACTTTGGGTTAAAGGAGAAGGTTCAGGGTGAGGGCTACCCGTACCAGCAAATGCTGCCTTCTGAGAGCAGTcatagaattttgtttttgtaggaTTGGTGTAAAATAATGGTCACGAGCTCTAAGGACATCGTGGATGAAATAGGATGGGGAGGGGGCTGTCACATAGGTAGATCGGTTAGTTTGTAGGTTAGGTCAAGGCTGCGACAGGTGAGCAAACACGATGTCCTTGCTCTGGCAGCAAGAAGAGAGTAGAGAGGCTTTATTACAACAGATACAACAGAGAAGAGAGACTTGTGGAGGAAAGTTACTGGAGGTTGGAGGCCAGAAAGTGTTGATTGACGTAAACTTTCACAGCGTGGCTGTGAGCCTCCTGGTGTCTACCCGTATGAGGCACCCGGAATATCAAGCAGAGTACCTGTAGTTCATGTCCTTTATGTGCGGTTCTTACCGACTTGGGGGTCGCTGGTGTCTCTGCAGGGGGTCGACTCCCGCAAATAATGTTTAGCTGAAGTCATGTTTACTGAACAGCTTTTAAACAgttagtgaaaaaaatatacatatatattctgTTTACGTACCAAAccaacatttatttacttgaaTATTTTCGGACACTTTCCCCGCAGTGATTAAGAACGATATTACATCTGTCTGTctaatattttctgtgtttgaCTGATTGACTGCGTGAACAGTGAAgcataaataaagaagaagttTAAAGGTCTAGTCTTCGCCTTGCCTCTAGCATTCCTGTGATCTGGAGGGGACATGAAATGACAAGTGTGTGTCCCAAATGTCATCACTCACGACAAGTTTTCCGACACCCATGTTCAAGAACTTTGACCTAGAAACCCCTGGGTACAAAAAGGGAACTGAGTTAACGATGGTTTTATAGGGCTGCcgggtagtgtagtggttaaaacactcgctgtTACCTGCAGTAGGGTTCAAATCTCGCATCGGGAtgctgtatgtgacacctgtccacaagGCTGTTGTCGGGAGTTGTCTCCGTGTGCTCCTGGTTCTCTCCTTCTTCACCCATAGCGcgaagtcacatcaaggtggaagcactttcctgctaaataaaccaaccaccCGAATGGCTTCAAAAGAGGAACTAAAGATATTATCGACTTTATAATTCTCTTGTTGTGTGCaggataaacaaaaatagaaaatgtttacaacatGGAAACACGGgcaaatttttgaaaaactggGTGACATGGCATACCTGCCAAATGAGTATTTACTTACCTTTCAAACAAACCCAAGTTCAAGGCCAAGGAAAATTCCTGCACCCGTACTCCTGCTTGTTTCCATACCCGACAAAGAACCAGAAAGTGGAACTGGGGCAAGGTGTAAACACACTTTGAATACAACCAATCCGCTTAGTCCTCCCGTCCTTGCTCGCAATACAGGTGACACCAACGGACTTCACCGGGTTTCGGGTGTCCTACAATCCACCCTTCAATGGTTCCCAATGTTGACCGTCACTCAGTGCTAGAGGGTCTTTCTTTCAGAATTTGTTTACTGTAAGTATTAGAGGTTCAGTGTGTTTGTCACACGCTCATGTCGTCTCAAGATGTCACGTGTGACAAAAGGAAAACGACAACTGCATTTTAAGGTTGTTGTAGaggcaaaataaatgttttaaaaaaatatgatgcaGCTTAGTGCACATAATTCGCTGATAAAATCATTGAAATCCATCCTCAAGCGTCCTGAGAATCATTGAAATCCATCCTCAAGCGTcctgagaaaaatgaaataggAGTTTGAATTCTGCTGGCGGTCTCGGTCATGCTCAAGACAAGAGATGAACGCTCACAACTGTTCATGAACATGTCAAGGCTCTGATCGATGGAATTTGGTCGGAACGGAAGGAACCGGTGTTACTCAACAGGAATCAGCAATTAACAGTCTGCTCCAATGATTACCTGAAGTTGCTTATGATGTTCTGTGTCCTTCCCAGGCGCAGAGAGATGTGCTATAGCTATGTAGAAGAAAAACTACATACACACGcaaacatgtatacacacatatcatacatacagacacatatatacacacacaaacatgtatacacacatatcatagacacagacacatatacacacacaaacatgtatacacaatatcatacatacagacacatatacacagggACATTTACGGAATTTCTGGTCCACACTAGTATGATTCAGCTTCTATGACACTGAGAGGACCCAGACTGTGTCGACGGTCTGACACCTCCCctcctccactttcttgtgggtGCCCCAGGGCTCAATGCTCGGCCCCTATCCTGTTCAGTTTGTACACAAAGCCACTTTCATCATCCATCCACTCACCATGTTGCTCATCAATCATCTGCTGACGACTCACAACTGTGCCGCTCCTCTCTCCGTGCACATACAATCCTGTGTGAGCAACAGCAAGGAGAGGATGGTGACAGACATCAATCATCGTTCGTCAGTCTGTCCTtgcacatcaaggtgggcgagaCCGACATCGCCTTCACCTCGTCGGTCAGACATCTCTGAGTCATTGTCATTGCTGACATCTCCCTAGACAGACAAGCcacagctgtgtgtcagtctaactattatgatagacaaattacaactgtctgtcagtctgactATTATGTTACATAAGATCGGTGCCATCCGTCACAATCTGTCTACACCCGCTACCATCACTcttgtctgtatgtttgttctttcttgatTACTGCAACATTACTGCTCACAGGCTGCTCCTCTGCCCCTCACACCtccttcacaaactccagacaACTAAGTTATAATCTGATGACCCTACCCTAACTactcctgtcaccagaacaacaacatacggtcacaggatttttagtttttatggCAAAACAATGTAACTCTCTCCATTTCCATCTCCGCCACCTACTCGTTATTGAATCCTTCAAATCTGAACTGTAAACACACTTCTTCCTTGAGTATTTCTCCTAACCTCAGTCCTCACAATGCTCGTCTTTGTTCATCCATCATCCCttttttccgtttattgctacttccctactaGTTATTCCTCGACTGAATCACGAAACTTTTAGcttgtttcctcttttctctttgtgGTTTTGGTCTATATTAGTCTTTTCATAGTCATcactactgttgtttatccttccgtcctttgtatgttgttcatgcctcgttcttgtctcaagcactaaaAGTACGCTCCTTACGAGTACGAGTAAGCGCTGTACAAATCACGCattttgttattgctgttgctattattattgttattattattatcatctcaGTTTTCAAATAATAACCGAAGAAATATGTCTTTGCAGTACCTAGAGAAAAGGTTCAGCAAGATGGTCAGGACCGCAGCCTCCATGACCTTCGTTGTCCAGATGGTAGGTGCCTCACTCAGGAATGTCTTCTAATGATTAATGAAGCTAATGTTTAGGATGAGTTTCCAAGTAACGACGCTATTTACTTAGCTagtttgtgcttttttgtttatgCGCGTTCGACTGTGCCACGGATGTgagtaggtggactgctgtctgtctaccgagaccaacgcttagcctcttgtgaagtgctccactgttagtctcggcgagccttaacaatgaatgtgactaaaccggaagctgtgtacacacctgcctcgttttagtggtTAATTGGataaatcgtctgccagcagtccagtgatacaagttcgtggtttacTATGTGCACACGAGATGTAAGACGAAAGAGACAGCCGCCACAAGTCACCTTGGTCTCTACGCCGTTACTGTGACAGTTGTCCTTTGTCTTGttaatatatttcattatttcaaactAATTGGTACAACTCTAGTTCGTTATCTTTGTCACTATGTGTTCAGACAGTACGATGGCTGTAGTAGTCTGTGCAACTCTCATTTTGTCTCGTGTCTGTGTTTCAGACCATGTACATGGCTATAGTACTCTACGCACCGTCGCTGGCCCTGAATGCAGGTGAGAAGTGTTCACTTCGTAAACAAGACTATAATGTTGTTTTCCGCGAGAACACTTCATGTTTCTAGAGATCCGGCTGAGCTACACTcgttaacatttttcatttgataaaagGTTTAATTCTTGTCTAACGGCGAGCGCGACTCGGTAATTTTTATGAGGTTCACTTGTGGAGGGTTTGGATgacatttaaatattgttttgcagttttgttttctgattctttattttatctcttgCTTTTAGTATAAGATGCCCTCTGTCTGTTCGAGACATTCTAATTGTTGTAATAAAGTAACGTGGAAACATTCATGTCCATGTTGTACATGCTAAGTGTGGAAACTAAGTAGTGATGCTTGATATGACCCCACCTGACCTTTCCTGGATGCTGAACGACACCGACTACAGTAAACACTCTTCAGTGATGGAAACTCATGGGTGTTCTCAATGTGGCAAGATGTCAAGTTGCATTATCACCCTCCGATATGAGTTAGTCGACCTCACATCATGTTGGTATTTTGTACATGTTAGGACTGCTGGGACTGAGAGAATGGCGTAGTTATTTACGGCCTGTTATATTATTCATCTTATGATgtcctttcatttctttatttctccattAACCTCTCCTGGCTCATTCTGTTGTTGCAGTGACTGGCTTCACCCTGTGGGGTTCGGTTGTTTCCGTGGGAGTAGTGTGCACCATCTACACTGCATTTGTGAGTGTCAGACCTGCAtcctgtacacacatacacagatacacacaaagTAACATACTTGTGGGTGTCAGACCTGCAtcctgtacacacatacacagatacacacaaagTAACATACTTGTGTGTGTCAGACCTGCAACttgtacacaaatacacacatatatacacagcaACTGTACGATGTTGCCGCTTTTTCAAGACATTCAACGAGGTCAACAAGTTCTTCTTCCCAACAAACTCTGCGGCTAGTAGACTGTCCCGCCCCAATGCTGACGGAGTTCTCATGCAtcaaaaaaatactgaaatattttttttaatagttttcaaaaatataataccGTAAACAGATTAAAATTGTAGGTCCCATAAAAAGTATAATATTGTAAACAGATAAAAGGTGAGACACTTACCTGATGGCCagttgaaaaaatattattcaccGGTACAAAATGAAATGTCTGATGAATAACTGAAGAAAGtaagtttgtaaaatgtaaGCTGACAAAAAGTGAAACGAGTGTTGACATGAGACAGATGTCTAAACTGAACTAAACATCAAAAAGACGCTCGTGCCATGTGAGGTCACGTGTGACGTGTGACGTGTGCAGGGAGGGATGAAGGCGGTGCTGTGGACGGACTGCTTCCAGACGGTCATTATGCTCGTCGGCCTTCTGGCCGTCCTCATCAAGGGTTCCATTGCAGTGGGCGGCTTTTCCAAGGCTTGGGAGAAGATGGAGCAGTCCAATCGAGTGAGGTTCGATGAGTAAGTACGGCGCCATGACGAAGTAATGTTTGAGCCAACCATGATGggttctcctcctccttcataACATCCTCCCGAACGTTGTGTTGTGTGCAAGTGCGTGGTGATAATTGATAATGAAGTGTCGTGACACCTGTTTTCTGTCACCCCTTTCAGTGTGAGCTTCGACCCTTCAGTTCGTCACACTGTGTGGTCGCTGACCATCGGCGGGTACTTCACCTGGGTGGCCATCTACGGCGTCAACCAGGCGCAGGTCCAGCGAGCATGCACGTGCCCCACGCTCAGACGAGGACAGATGTGAGTACTGATGATAACTGTGCATGATTAGTTGCTACATGGAAAATAATTCCACATTTTACCATTCGCCATGTTGATGACTATTGTATGGTCTGTGATGTTCTTGTCTTCACAGAGCTCTTCTCCTGAACGCACCTGGCCTGTGCTGCATCTTGTACCTGGGCTGTCTCATCGGCGTCGTCGTCTACGCTTTCTACAGTGAATGCGACCCCATTGGTGCCAAACTCATCGACAGTAAGGACCAGgtaattcatttttcttctcaaatcCTTTTTACCCGCTTGATTGTcgtctgttttctctttctttgtctcaaaCACGCAGTCAGACGCACGCACGTGACAACCGGTTGTCTTTCCCTTCAGGtagaagaaatgttaaaatccACCATAAAGTTGACGCCAATTTATTCCACGGGGTGTtaacatttataataaaaatacaaagcatTTCCTGgcttgagagagagatagagttgCATGCGCTTGAAATGCACGAGTAACAAACACACTGTCACAGGTGTAaactacaaacacaaaagatgatgagatggcaggtgaaggaaggaagaagggaCATATTCTGTTTTACTGTTTGATGTGTTTGACACAGATTCTGCCCTTGTTTGTGATGGATGTTCTTGGTGATGTCATCGGTCTGCCAGGACTGTTCGTGGCCTGTCTCTTCAGTGGAGCACTCAGGTGCGTTGTACCCAGTGCCACCCGTAACTGTCCCATCAACTCTCGTCTgatgagaaaagagaaaagtctTTTTTATCTGTTCCATTCAGAAAATGTTAATGTCATCACAAATGTCTCTGGAGTTGTATAGACTGGACTTAGAATAGTCCCCTAGATACATGACAGGGTGGGGTGGGCGAATACTCAGGGAGGTGGTGTGAAGTTAAACgggggtttcttttttttaacgatcctaaagtttgaaaacaatttccattaaaaaaagtttggtcGCTTTACTGTATTGCGAACCTTTATTCACTAACAAAATACTGTTCTGTTCACCATTTCACGTCTGCCGTGTCAGCATGTCTCGTGGAATTATTCATGTCACGACCTTCCTCCGTTGTCATCACTTCGTCCATAATCGCGATTATGTCATCGATGGttgtgtgaagaaaaaaacctcATGATGACATATGTATTATTAACATCTGAGTTCTTTGTTTCAGCACCATATCCTCCGGCCTGAACTCAATAGCTGCCGCAGTGCTGGAGGATGTAGTCAGACTGTACTGGGCCAAAGACATCTCCGACCTGTGGGCCACCCGCCTCACCCAGATCATCGGTATGCACCACGTGGTCGTAGTTAGGCCCTTGACGGGTACATTTGGTCAAAGTCAAATAAATCCTTTATTTTTGCATTGTGCATCAACAAATTATTActgaaaagtgaataaaaatatttgtattattctGTGACCTGTATCAAACAGGCTGAACCTGATGTGAAGGTCATGACTAATAAAAAATGACTTGAATGCAACATAAAATCTGGTAGAAGGGAGATATCTGTGTATCTAGTGTCTGCACCGCCAATCTTTACGAGCGTGTGCTGTAAATCTGCAGGCAATGATATTTCATTGCACATCAAATGGATGAGAACAGAACTACTCGCCTTGTTTAACGCCCTGTGTGCTGGAGGGTCCGTCCACCTGCTGGTCCAGGACAAGGGGCTCGGTGATAGGGCCCATGGAAACACTTGTGTTCACAGTCAGGCCCgttaaaagtaattttctaGCCCTAAGTTTTACACTTTGTGGTATCTGCTGCTCTTTAGGCTCAAAAAGACTTCTCCAGGTGATACTTTCAGGTGTTAGTGCTCTGTTTCATCTGACACTTCGGTCAGGTCCAGGTTTCCGTTTgaaccaataatctgaagaggGGAAGTCATGGCCATGTGTagctgtgagagagagagagggggggagaaAGTGTGTGAGCCTGTATGTGAACCCATATgaattgaaaagaaagaaaaggtagaCTTAGAGAAAGGGTGAATAGGCACAAGAGTTCGCGAAATGCAGGTGTTTGATGTCACATGTGCAGGTGATGCAGCTCTGACTCAAAGTTTCTGTCTGTAATGTGtccctctttcctttttattatgaACTCTGGCATTTCTATGTGATCTCAGTTTGTCCCCGGGGCAGTTGATTCTTATCAAGATGTAGCTAGACCGTCATGCATTCGTTCTTTAACGTTTCTCActgacatacaaacacacaggtagacacaaTAATTGGCGGTAATGAcatttgtttactgtgtttTACAGCAAACAGTATATAACAAGTGGCCGGTTTACAAACATGAGTAGTATGCACTCTTAATACTGAATACATTTTTGTTCTGACGGCGCCATGATGCCTTGTTCCTTTTCCAGCTCTCATCTTTGGGGTTCTGTGTCTGGCTCTCACCTACGTGGCTTCTCAGCTGGGAAACGTTCTGCAGGTACAGTAAGTTAGTGTGTATATTATGTATCTAACGTACAATACTTCAAGTGAATGTGTATATTGAGTATCTAAGGTACAGTAAGTTAATGTGTATATTAAGTGTCTAAGATACAGTATTTCAAATTAATGTGTTTAGTTTCCTATTAACTATTTTTGGGAACAAATGTGACTTAACCGGGTCTAACCGGAGGGTTCATACATCTAACGTGAACCTGACCTTTGGAGCCTGGCAGATGACTGGGCAGCACTATAAAAATGAAGAACAGATGGCTAACGTCTAGGACTGTAGGGTAGGTGTAAGGTTGTGGTTAATAAGGTATAGACTGGGAGAAGCAGACGACGTGATATCACGTGATATTCCCTGACTCCACCATTGCTTCGCCGTTTGTGTCTAGCGCATGGGTCTGTGACTACAGGAAGATAGGTGTAGTCCTTGGTGTGTGTCGCTGTGTAAAGCACATTTTACACTCAAACAACTTGTACAGTGTGTTAACAGAAAtgcagaaagacagaagaacagGTAGTCTTGGTAACTAAAGTGTCGTTTGTTTCGCTGACTTTTGCAGGCGGCGCTGTCTTTGTTTGGAATGATTGCTGGTCCTCTTCTAGGTGTCTTCACTCTCGGCATGATGTGTCCATGGGCCAACCAGTGGGTGAGTAAGAACCTTCTAGACCTTCTTCTGCTACTTTGTCTTCTCAAAATAGTTTAAAGTAAAGTGTTGGGAGCTGATGATCGTGACTTTCGCACATTAAAAGGACATTTATTAATCAGCAAGTCCAAAgtagaatattttatattttcttaactCGGGCAAAAGTCGAGAATTGACAAACGTTTGGCCAAACTATGTGAAGGTCAATTGAATCCAATGGCTTTGGGGGCAAATGTTTGGGCATTAAAACTTTGGCAAAGTCCAAACTTGTTTATCAGTACACTGTCAACACATTTTGCCAACGAACTTTAGGACACTGGAGTTTTGACGACTAAAGTAAGCTTTAACTTCAGTTTGCTCAACTCCCCGTGAAGATCAAAGATTACAGGGCTAAGTATGGGCTTAATTGTGTTGAGATCGTTCTGTAAAGCATGTTTTTTCATTATGtatatgaattatttatttatttatctaccTCTGCAGGGCGCCATTAGCGGACTTTTTTTCAGCCTCGTCTTCATGTTCTGGATTGGTGTCGGCGCTTTTATCGAAAAGCCGCCCATCAAGCCACCGCCAGCTTTCCTCAATCTGTCAGGATGTGGAAACTTTTCCTTCAACGTCATAAGCAACATAACAACGACTCACATGACGACGATAGCAACAACCTTATCCACCAACAGCTCTACAACACCAACGGAAAAGTGAGTATCTGTGTGGATGCCGAGTTGAAATCCTACTGAGCGTACATAGACGTTGGGTGTAGACAAGTCTCCTGACATAGACATACTATTAATAGTTTAGATATAGGGCAGAAAATGTCGTCTTGAATTACGtcaaaggttttattttgtgacgtcacgaagTTGACCTCTTTTTGTGCTTGACCTAAAAAGCGTGGCACTAGACCATGAGGTGTGACTGTCACTTCACCTCAGAAGAGGTGACAGGTAACAACAGCGAACTTTGACAAGGTTGGTACGAACTCGATGATGACAGGCCAGAGGTTAGAGGTTGAAGGTTATATGTGTACCTGTGTTGCAGATCACCAGAGTATTACCTGTACACTCTGTCCTACATCTGGTATGGAATGTATTCTGTCCTTGCCGTTGTCATCGTGGGACTCATCATCAGTTTCCTTAcaggtatttttgaaaaagaaaatatctcgAAAGTTAATTTCTATTTACATCGCATTTTGTGGAGGGAAAATCTAAATGTTTTTTTCGAATTTCCACAATAGCAGTACATCActgttgtttatatattttatttagggAGGTTAACGCCGGATACGTATTTCCACAATAGAAAGACTTCGTGGTTGTTTCCAATCGTCtcatttcatccttcttttcattcttctccttccttatttatttctttttctcgtgCCTACTCCCATGCTTTCTGTTGCTCACCTGTTCACCCGTAATTTTGATGTCAGTGTTGCCGGTCTGAATATTTTACCTGCTTCACATATCAAGTACCTGACCAACGATGTTTTTTCCGACAGGCTACACGCGGCCCTCCACAGTGGACCCCAAGCTGATCATCCCCATCTTCGACATCATCCCGCCATTCCGCTTCCTGCCAGAGTCTATACGCAAGCCTCTGCGCTTTGGCATCGTACACAAAGGAGTGAGTCACGTGCCAGACATGGCCAACAGCTTTTTGCAAGCTTTTGCTAAAGTCATCCCCAGAT contains:
- the LOC112563625 gene encoding sodium-dependent multivitamin transporter-like; this translates as MSSDISIVTGQTKRFTPLDYAIFAAILVISAGIGFYHAWKDRRNKNLKDFLMAGRNMHVLPVALSMVASFMSAVTLLGVPVEMYAYNSMYFWIGLGYTAVMFGAAYLYVPIFYMLRVTSVYEYLEKRFSKMVRTAASMTFVVQMTMYMAIVLYAPSLALNAVTGFTLWGSVVSVGVVCTIYTAFGGMKAVLWTDCFQTVIMLVGLLAVLIKGSIAVGGFSKAWEKMEQSNRVRFDDVSFDPSVRHTVWSLTIGGYFTWVAIYGVNQAQVQRACTCPTLRRGQIALLLNAPGLCCILYLGCLIGVVVYAFYSECDPIGAKLIDSKDQILPLFVMDVLGDVIGLPGLFVACLFSGALSTISSGLNSIAAAVLEDVVRLYWAKDISDLWATRLTQIIALIFGVLCLALTYVASQLGNVLQAALSLFGMIAGPLLGVFTLGMMCPWANQWGAISGLFFSLVFMFWIGVGAFIEKPPIKPPPAFLNLSGCGNFSFNVISNITTTHMTTIATTLSTNSSTTPTEKSPEYYLYTLSYIWYGMYSVLAVVIVGLIISFLTGYTRPSTVDPKLIIPIFDIIPPFRFLPESIRKPLRFGIVHKGKYDNMPTEEDTLKVMEELASKSLGDVLDKTIVVSANGTKSKESNGVVNPAHTYSDENELRERNGKTPARGVNGADGTAGPTRGYINRGMEGESDEEGYHPPTDYQVTRI